One segment of uncultured Propionivibrio sp. DNA contains the following:
- a CDS encoding FmdB family zinc ribbon protein, with amino-acid sequence MPIYAYRCDSCGFEKDHLQKMSDPVLTECPECSQGTYKRQLTAAGFQLKGQGWYATDFKGSGKPAKKDPAPACQSCPGAEACASN; translated from the coding sequence ATGCCGATTTATGCCTATCGTTGTGATTCATGCGGATTTGAAAAGGATCATTTGCAGAAGATGTCGGATCCGGTGCTGACGGAATGCCCCGAGTGCAGCCAAGGCACGTATAAGCGGCAGCTGACGGCAGCCGGATTCCAACTCAAGGGCCAAGGCTGGTACGCGACAGACTTCAAAGGTTCGGGCAAGCCGGCCAAGAAGGACCCCGCGCCCGCCTGCCAAAGCTGCCCAGGGGCCGAGGCGTGCGCAAGCAACTGA
- the argB gene encoding acetylglutamate kinase, whose translation MTSSSLAPNQEAAVLAEALPYIKRFHGKTIVVKFGGNAMIDEQLKQCFARDVVLLKLVGINVVVVHGGGPQIENMLTRVGKKGEFIQGMRVTDTETMEIVEMVLGGQVNKDVVNLINQAGGRAVGLTGKDGGMILAQKLFLQDRDDPTHQIDIGLVGDITSVDTTLISHLEGGAFIPVIAPIGVGENGETYNINADVVAGKVAETLKAEKLVLLTNTPGVLDKAGKVITNVTPTQIDAMVADGTLHGGMLPKISSALDAALNGVKSVHIIDGRVEHALLLEILTSHGFGTLINSD comes from the coding sequence ATGACCTCATCATCGCTCGCCCCGAACCAGGAAGCCGCCGTACTGGCCGAAGCACTGCCCTATATCAAGCGCTTCCACGGCAAGACCATCGTCGTCAAGTTCGGCGGAAACGCCATGATCGACGAACAGCTCAAGCAATGCTTCGCGCGCGACGTCGTACTGCTCAAACTGGTAGGCATCAACGTCGTCGTCGTGCATGGCGGCGGACCGCAGATCGAGAACATGCTGACCCGTGTCGGCAAAAAGGGCGAGTTTATCCAGGGGATGCGCGTCACCGACACCGAAACGATGGAAATCGTCGAAATGGTGCTTGGCGGCCAGGTCAACAAAGATGTCGTCAACCTGATCAACCAGGCAGGCGGTCGAGCAGTCGGCCTGACCGGCAAGGACGGGGGAATGATCCTGGCGCAGAAGCTATTCCTGCAGGATCGCGACGATCCGACGCACCAGATCGATATCGGGCTCGTCGGCGACATTACTTCGGTCGACACCACCCTGATCAGTCACCTCGAAGGCGGCGCCTTCATCCCGGTGATTGCGCCGATCGGCGTCGGCGAAAACGGCGAAACCTACAACATCAATGCCGACGTCGTCGCCGGCAAGGTGGCCGAAACCCTGAAAGCCGAAAAGCTGGTGCTGCTGACCAATACGCCAGGCGTTCTGGACAAAGCCGGCAAGGTCATCACCAACGTGACACCAACGCAGATCGACGCGATGGTTGCCGACGGCACTCTGCACGGCGGCATGCTGCCGAAAATCAGCTCAGCCCTCGACGCAGCCCTGAACGGCGTCAAGAGCGTGCACATCATCGACGGCCGGGTGGAGCATGCGCTGTTGCTCGAAATCCTCACGAGCCACGGGTTCGGCACACTGATCAATTCGGACTGA
- a CDS encoding type II secretion system F family protein has product MATASRPSRKPPELKESTFLWVGKNKAGKEVRGEMQAPSETVVNATLRRQGILVTRISRQRFRRGGKVTEKDVSLFTRQLATMMKSGVPLLQTFDIVGRGHDNPAVGKLLLDIKTDVETGSSLSQAFRKFPLLFDALYCNLVAAGEQAGILETLLDRLATYKEKMIAIKSKIKSAMFYPTAVLIVAFVITAVIMIFVIPAFKDVFKSFGADLPAPTLFVITLSDYFVSYWWAIFGSIGGGLFAFFYTWQRSEAMQIALDRIFLRLPVFGDIIRKSVIARWTRTLSTMFAAGVPLVESLDSVGGAAGNYVYKIATRQIQGEVSTGISLTSAMQDTQLFPNMVVQMVAIGEESGSLDAMLSKVADFFEAEVDDAVEALSSLMEPMIMVILGTLIGGMVVAMYLPIFKLGGVV; this is encoded by the coding sequence ATGGCAACCGCATCGAGACCCTCCAGGAAGCCGCCAGAGCTAAAGGAAAGCACGTTTCTTTGGGTCGGGAAGAACAAGGCCGGAAAAGAAGTGCGCGGTGAAATGCAGGCCCCCAGCGAGACCGTCGTCAACGCCACGCTGCGCCGCCAAGGCATTCTCGTCACCCGCATTTCCCGGCAGCGCTTTCGTCGCGGAGGCAAGGTCACCGAAAAGGATGTTTCGCTGTTTACCCGCCAATTGGCAACGATGATGAAATCGGGGGTCCCCTTGCTGCAGACCTTCGATATCGTGGGACGAGGTCATGACAACCCCGCGGTTGGCAAACTCCTGCTCGACATCAAGACCGACGTCGAAACAGGCAGCTCGCTCTCGCAAGCCTTCCGCAAGTTTCCCCTGCTTTTCGACGCGCTCTACTGCAATCTTGTGGCTGCCGGAGAACAGGCCGGCATCCTGGAAACACTCCTTGACCGACTGGCCACGTACAAGGAAAAGATGATTGCGATCAAGTCGAAGATCAAGTCGGCGATGTTCTACCCGACGGCCGTCCTGATTGTCGCGTTTGTCATTACTGCCGTAATCATGATTTTCGTCATTCCGGCCTTCAAGGATGTCTTCAAGAGCTTCGGCGCCGACCTGCCGGCACCGACGCTGTTTGTCATCACCTTGTCGGATTATTTCGTCAGCTACTGGTGGGCGATCTTCGGCTCGATCGGCGGCGGCCTCTTTGCCTTTTTCTACACGTGGCAACGTTCGGAAGCCATGCAGATCGCGCTTGACCGAATTTTCCTGCGCTTACCGGTCTTTGGCGACATCATCCGCAAGTCAGTCATCGCCCGGTGGACGCGAACGCTCTCGACCATGTTCGCCGCCGGCGTTCCTCTCGTCGAATCGCTGGACTCGGTCGGTGGTGCTGCCGGAAATTACGTGTACAAGATCGCCACCCGACAAATCCAGGGCGAAGTCAGCACCGGCATCAGCCTGACCTCGGCCATGCAAGACACGCAACTCTTCCCTAACATGGTCGTTCAAATGGTCGCCATCGGCGAAGAGTCTGGATCGCTCGACGCGATGTTGAGTAAAGTCGCCGACTTCTTCGAGGCAGAAGTCGATGACGCCGTCGAAGCTCTCTCCAGCCTGATGGAACCAATGATCATGGTCATACTCGGAACGCTCATCGGCGGCATGGTCGTCGCCATGTACCTGCCCATCTTCAAACTGGGTGGAGTCGTTTAA
- a CDS encoding DUF502 domain-containing protein, protein MRRYFITGLLIWVPVAITAWVVSLIAGAADQTLLLVPESLRPHALLGYDIPGIGIAVTLLVIFATGVLAANFIGQRLVRWWESLLNRIPVVNKIYGAVKQVSDTLFSSSGEAFRKALLIRYPHQDSWTIGFLTGTPGGDVANHLTGDYISVYVPTTPNPTSGFFLMMRRSDVIELDMDVDEALKYIISMGVVAPTPRIR, encoded by the coding sequence ATCCGACGCTATTTCATTACCGGACTACTGATCTGGGTCCCGGTTGCGATCACCGCCTGGGTGGTTTCGCTGATCGCCGGCGCTGCAGATCAAACCCTGCTCTTGGTGCCGGAGTCGTTGCGCCCGCACGCGCTCTTGGGCTACGACATCCCCGGCATCGGCATTGCCGTCACGCTGCTCGTCATCTTCGCGACCGGCGTGCTGGCTGCCAACTTCATCGGTCAGCGACTTGTCCGCTGGTGGGAAAGCCTGCTGAACCGCATTCCGGTCGTCAACAAAATCTACGGGGCCGTCAAGCAGGTCTCCGACACGCTTTTTTCCTCCTCGGGCGAAGCTTTCCGCAAAGCCTTGCTGATCCGCTATCCTCATCAGGATTCCTGGACAATCGGTTTTCTTACCGGCACTCCGGGCGGTGACGTCGCCAATCACCTGACGGGTGACTACATCAGCGTCTATGTACCGACCACCCCCAACCCGACCTCCGGATTTTTCCTGATGATGCGCCGAAGCGACGTCATCGAACTCGACATGGACGTCGATGAAGCACTCAAGTACATCATTTCGATGGGTGTCGTTGCCCCGACCCCACGAATCAGGTGA
- a CDS encoding A24 family peptidase encodes MDFQPLATALAIPWVLVATCALLGLLVGSFLNVVICRLPKMMEQEWQCQCAEFRGEPVPAIEPFSLVSPRSRCPQCGHAIRAFENIPILSWVFLRGKCAGCKAPISPRYPLVEALTGIISAAAATDLGFGWPLIGALLLCWSLIALTFIDAETQLLPDSITLPLLWAGLGFNLASTFTDLPSAVIGAMAGYLSLWSVYWVFKLVTGKEGMGYGDFKLLAALGAWLGWQMLPLIILLSSLVGAIVGIALIVLAKRGRQVPIPFGPYLATAGLIALIWGKPLTQAYLRMI; translated from the coding sequence ATGGATTTTCAGCCTCTGGCAACAGCGCTGGCCATTCCCTGGGTACTGGTAGCGACCTGTGCCTTGCTCGGCCTGCTCGTCGGCAGTTTTCTGAACGTCGTGATTTGCCGCCTGCCAAAGATGATGGAACAGGAATGGCAATGCCAGTGTGCCGAGTTCCGCGGCGAGCCTGTGCCGGCAATCGAACCCTTTTCGCTTGTATCGCCGCGTTCTCGTTGCCCGCAATGCGGCCATGCGATCCGAGCATTCGAGAACATTCCCATTCTGAGTTGGGTATTTCTGCGCGGCAAATGCGCGGGTTGCAAAGCGCCGATCTCGCCGCGTTACCCACTGGTCGAAGCACTGACCGGCATCATTTCGGCGGCTGCCGCCACTGACCTTGGTTTCGGCTGGCCGCTTATCGGCGCCTTGCTGCTGTGCTGGAGCTTGATCGCGCTGACCTTTATCGACGCAGAAACGCAACTGCTGCCGGACTCAATCACCCTGCCGCTACTCTGGGCCGGTCTCGGCTTCAATCTGGCGAGCACCTTTACCGACCTCCCCTCTGCGGTCATCGGCGCGATGGCCGGTTATCTCTCGCTGTGGTCGGTCTATTGGGTTTTCAAGCTCGTCACCGGCAAGGAAGGGATGGGGTACGGCGATTTCAAGCTGCTGGCGGCGCTCGGCGCGTGGCTCGGCTGGCAGATGTTGCCACTGATCATCCTTCTGTCATCACTGGTTGGCGCGATTGTCGGTATCGCACTGATCGTGCTGGCCAAGCGCGGACGCCAGGTCCCCATCCCCTTCGGACCCTATCTTGCCACCGCAGGCCTGATCGCCCTCATCTGGGGGAAACCGCTCACGCAGGCCTATCTGCGCATGATCTAA
- the aspS gene encoding aspartate--tRNA ligase, giving the protein MRTHYCGQLSSQTIGQEVTLCGWAHRRRDHGGVIFIDLRDREGLAQIVCDPDRPDMFKVAESIRNEFCLKIVGKVRARPAGSTNANIASGEVEILCQQIEVLNPSVTPPFQLDDDNLSENVRLQHRVLDLRRPQMQKNMMLRYKTAMAFRRYLDNAGFIDIETPMLTKSTPEGARDYLVPSRVNAGQFFALPQSPQLFKQLLMIAGFDRYYQITKCFRDEDLRADRQPEFTQVDIETSFLSEAEITGIMEELIRTVFKEAIDVDLPNPFPRISYTEAMQRYGSDKPDLRVTLELTEVTDAVKDVPFKVFANVANSENGRVAALRIPGGNSLTRGEIDGYTSFVGIYGAKGLAYIKVNDVTQINETGLQSPIVKNLNETALKTIIERTGAQSGDLIFFCADKAKVVNDALGALRIKIGHEKGFVNGSAWEPLWVVDFPMFEYDEENKRWAACHHPFTSPKDEHIGLLTTDPGKCLAKAYDLAVNGWEMGGGSVRIHRADVQEQVFSALGIGEEEAKLKFGFLLDALKYGAPPHGGIAFGLDRIVTMMTGAESIRDVIAFPKTQRAQCLLTDAPSEVDEKQLRELHIRLRQKVEPQVKA; this is encoded by the coding sequence ATGCGAACCCACTACTGCGGACAACTCTCTTCACAAACCATCGGACAGGAAGTCACCCTGTGCGGCTGGGCGCACCGGCGCCGCGACCACGGCGGCGTCATCTTCATCGATCTGCGCGACCGTGAAGGTCTTGCCCAGATCGTCTGCGATCCTGACCGTCCCGACATGTTCAAGGTCGCCGAGTCGATCCGCAACGAATTCTGCCTGAAGATTGTTGGCAAGGTGCGGGCACGGCCTGCCGGTTCGACGAACGCAAACATCGCCAGCGGCGAGGTCGAAATCCTCTGTCAACAGATCGAAGTGCTCAACCCGTCGGTCACGCCGCCATTCCAGCTCGACGACGACAACCTCTCGGAAAACGTCCGCCTGCAGCACCGCGTGCTCGACCTGCGCCGTCCGCAGATGCAGAAGAACATGATGTTGCGCTACAAGACGGCAATGGCCTTCCGCCGCTATCTCGACAATGCCGGCTTCATCGACATCGAAACCCCGATGCTGACCAAGAGCACGCCCGAAGGCGCGCGCGATTATCTGGTGCCGTCACGCGTCAACGCCGGTCAGTTTTTCGCGTTGCCGCAATCACCGCAGCTTTTCAAGCAGCTGCTGATGATTGCCGGCTTCGACCGCTACTACCAGATTACCAAGTGCTTCCGTGACGAAGACCTGCGTGCCGACCGCCAGCCGGAATTCACCCAGGTCGATATCGAGACCTCGTTCCTGAGCGAAGCCGAGATCACCGGCATCATGGAGGAACTGATCCGCACGGTCTTCAAGGAAGCGATCGACGTCGATCTGCCCAATCCGTTCCCGCGCATTTCTTATACGGAAGCCATGCAACGCTATGGTTCCGACAAGCCGGACCTGCGCGTCACGCTCGAGCTCACCGAAGTCACCGACGCGGTCAAGGACGTGCCGTTCAAGGTCTTCGCCAACGTTGCCAACAGTGAAAACGGTCGCGTCGCGGCCTTGCGCATCCCCGGCGGAAACAGCCTGACCCGCGGCGAGATCGACGGATACACGAGCTTCGTGGGCATTTACGGCGCCAAGGGACTGGCCTACATCAAGGTCAATGACGTTACCCAGATCAACGAGACCGGCCTGCAGTCCCCGATCGTCAAGAATCTCAACGAGACGGCACTGAAGACCATTATCGAACGTACCGGCGCCCAAAGCGGCGACCTGATTTTCTTCTGCGCCGACAAGGCCAAGGTCGTCAACGACGCGCTCGGCGCCCTGCGCATCAAAATCGGTCACGAAAAGGGCTTCGTCAATGGCAGTGCCTGGGAGCCGCTGTGGGTCGTCGACTTCCCGATGTTCGAATACGACGAGGAAAACAAGCGCTGGGCGGCCTGCCACCATCCATTCACGAGCCCCAAGGACGAACACATCGGCCTGCTGACTACCGACCCCGGCAAGTGTCTGGCCAAGGCGTACGACCTCGCCGTCAACGGTTGGGAGATGGGCGGCGGATCGGTCCGTATCCACCGTGCCGACGTTCAGGAACAGGTCTTCTCGGCCCTCGGCATCGGCGAGGAAGAGGCCAAGCTCAAGTTCGGCTTCCTGCTTGACGCGCTCAAGTACGGCGCCCCGCCGCACGGAGGCATCGCCTTCGGCCTTGACCGCATCGTCACGATGATGACCGGTGCCGAATCGATCCGCGACGTCATCGCCTTCCCGAAGACGCAACGGGCGCAATGTCTGCTGACTGATGCACCGAGCGAAGTGGACGAAAAACAACTGCGCGAACTGCACATCCGTCTGCGTCAGAAGGTCGAGCCGCAAGTCAAAGCCTAG
- a CDS encoding pyrimidine 5'-nucleotidase, with product MPHGRYDNHGEITERSRRLAKIIWLFDLDNTLHDASAHIFPQLGSAMKAYMCEHLNLDDASATQLRQHYWSRYGATLIGLMRHHDIDPDHFLRQTHHFPELDRMVVAPPALKAMLKRLPGRKILFSNAPRHYIDAILDILGIRRCFSAIYSIERLRYRPKPARSGFLHLLRREKLDPRQCIMVEDSRENLRTARKLRMKTVWVSTSTRHNPDADVQIRSVALLPERLGQL from the coding sequence GTGCCTCACGGGCGCTACGACAACCACGGCGAGATCACAGAAAGATCTCGCCGGCTCGCGAAAATCATCTGGCTATTCGATCTCGACAACACACTGCACGACGCCAGCGCGCACATCTTTCCGCAACTCGGCTCCGCCATGAAGGCGTACATGTGCGAGCACCTGAACCTGGATGACGCGTCGGCGACACAGCTACGACAACACTATTGGTCGCGCTACGGTGCTACGCTGATCGGCCTGATGCGGCACCACGACATTGACCCGGACCATTTCCTCAGGCAAACCCATCATTTCCCGGAACTCGACCGAATGGTCGTCGCCCCGCCGGCCTTGAAGGCAATGCTGAAGCGACTTCCGGGAAGGAAAATCCTGTTTTCCAACGCGCCGCGCCATTACATCGACGCCATTCTCGACATATTGGGCATTCGGCGATGTTTCTCGGCAATTTACTCGATCGAACGCCTGCGTTATCGGCCCAAGCCAGCGCGCTCGGGATTTCTTCATCTGCTTCGTCGCGAAAAGCTTGATCCACGCCAGTGCATCATGGTCGAAGATTCGCGCGAGAATCTGCGCACCGCCCGCAAACTGCGCATGAAAACCGTGTGGGTGAGCACCAGCACTCGCCACAACCCCGACGCCGACGTCCAGATTCGTAGCGTGGCTCTTTTGCCGGAACGACTTGGGCAGCTATAA
- a CDS encoding ribonuclease domain-containing protein: MARLAAHLRIALLIALAGLCGFFTTAHSREAAPSAVIAATSLAELPPEAAQTLERIRRGGPFPYPDKDGSIFGNFEKRLPPKARGYYREFTVPTPGSRDRGARRIVTGTSKSGNAADSGEYYYSPDHYRSFVRIREP, from the coding sequence ATGGCACGCCTCGCCGCACACCTCCGGATTGCGCTGCTCATCGCGCTGGCCGGGCTGTGCGGCTTTTTTACGACGGCGCATTCCCGCGAAGCAGCCCCCAGCGCCGTTATCGCCGCAACCTCACTGGCGGAACTTCCCCCGGAAGCCGCCCAGACGCTGGAACGCATCCGCCGAGGTGGCCCGTTCCCCTATCCCGACAAGGACGGCAGCATTTTCGGGAATTTCGAAAAACGACTCCCGCCCAAAGCGCGCGGCTATTACCGCGAATTCACCGTGCCGACGCCGGGCAGCCGGGACCGCGGCGCCCGACGCATCGTTACCGGCACGAGCAAGTCCGGGAACGCCGCCGACAGTGGCGAGTATTATTACAGCCCCGACCATTACCGCAGCTTCGTGAGAATCCGAGAACCATGA
- a CDS encoding acyltransferase — protein MQKSSPRLPLIDAFKAIASQLILLHHLALYGPLSEATHRVIPDFFGWLESDARIAVQVFLVIGGFLAANSLAPNGILLAPHPLSQIKKRYFKLVIPFFSAVLFCVVASAIARTLLIDDAIPDRPTWTQLAAHATLLHGVLGFDSLSAGVWYIAIDFQLFALLLGLLWLARSTATHRQSAVALLLVGLWAVASLFHFNRDADWDNWAIYFFGAYGLGALTFWLSQQDRRFLGLVGMALVVTLALAIDFRSRILVALITALSLGLGQCSGLLARWPNFRALAWLGKISYSVFLIHFPLILLANAVFSQVAPTSPGIVLAWTIGTWASAVLAGAVFFRVVESRGAYWQSLLAAPLQTLTDRLSAPLRSRP, from the coding sequence ATGCAAAAATCCAGTCCGCGTCTCCCACTGATCGACGCGTTCAAGGCCATCGCCTCGCAACTGATCCTGCTGCATCACTTGGCACTCTATGGTCCGCTGTCGGAAGCCACGCATCGTGTCATCCCCGATTTTTTCGGCTGGCTCGAGAGCGATGCGCGCATCGCCGTTCAGGTCTTTCTGGTCATCGGCGGCTTCCTCGCGGCAAACTCACTCGCCCCGAACGGCATCCTGCTGGCCCCGCATCCGCTGAGCCAAATCAAGAAACGCTATTTCAAACTGGTGATACCGTTTTTCTCGGCGGTACTTTTTTGCGTCGTCGCATCGGCCATCGCTCGCACCCTGCTCATTGACGACGCGATTCCGGACCGTCCGACATGGACGCAGCTCGCAGCTCATGCCACGCTGTTGCACGGTGTTCTCGGCTTTGATTCTCTTTCGGCCGGCGTCTGGTACATCGCCATCGATTTTCAACTCTTCGCCCTGCTGCTCGGCCTGTTATGGCTGGCGCGCTCCACGGCGACGCATCGGCAGAGTGCCGTTGCACTGCTTCTCGTCGGCCTATGGGCGGTTGCGTCGCTGTTCCACTTCAACCGGGACGCCGACTGGGACAACTGGGCGATCTATTTCTTCGGCGCCTATGGTCTCGGCGCGCTCACGTTCTGGCTGAGCCAACAGGATCGGCGCTTCCTCGGACTTGTCGGCATGGCGCTTGTCGTCACGCTGGCCCTCGCCATCGATTTCCGCTCGCGCATTCTCGTAGCACTCATTACTGCGTTGTCACTCGGTCTGGGGCAATGCAGCGGTCTTCTCGCCCGCTGGCCGAACTTCCGCGCCCTGGCCTGGCTCGGGAAGATCTCTTACTCGGTATTCCTCATTCATTTCCCGCTGATCCTGCTTGCCAATGCCGTATTTTCGCAGGTCGCGCCGACATCGCCCGGTATCGTGCTTGCATGGACGATCGGCACCTGGGCAAGCGCGGTACTCGCCGGGGCCGTCTTCTTCCGCGTCGTTGAGAGCCGCGGCGCCTACTGGCAATCGCTGCTCGCCGCGCCGCTGCAGACGTTGACGGATCGCCTGTCCGCACCGTTGCGTTCACGCCCCTGA
- a CDS encoding barstar family protein, which produces MSQVLSSAGIFRLNRGDLPALEAAAGELGQAFFVVDLSRARNVPGFIKAMQRDLHFPDWFGHNLDALLDCLTDFSWHPAAGYVIVLSESDSLKATPTSLAALNEVLSCAVDKWNERGIAFRIFYLQDADARP; this is translated from the coding sequence ATGAGCCAAGTCCTTTCATCGGCCGGCATCTTCCGCCTGAATCGCGGCGACTTGCCCGCCCTAGAGGCCGCCGCCGGCGAACTGGGCCAAGCCTTCTTTGTCGTCGATCTGAGTCGGGCACGCAATGTTCCCGGCTTCATCAAGGCGATGCAGCGCGACCTTCACTTTCCCGACTGGTTCGGCCATAACCTAGACGCGCTGCTCGACTGCCTCACCGATTTCTCGTGGCACCCAGCGGCGGGCTACGTCATCGTGCTCAGCGAAAGCGACTCCCTCAAGGCAACGCCAACCAGCCTGGCCGCCCTCAACGAAGTGCTCTCTTGCGCCGTCGACAAATGGAATGAACGCGGCATCGCCTTCCGGATTTTTTATCTCCAGGACGCTGACGCCCGACCATGA
- the nudB gene encoding dihydroneopterin triphosphate diphosphatase, giving the protein MTVFKRPISVLVVIHTPALDVLLLERAAHPGYWQSVTGSQEEGETLIATACREVAEETGILASPAEILDWEICNTFEIFAEWRHRYAPGVTHNVEHIFSLQIPERRAIRIAPDEHLAYCWRPWREAAANCFSWTNRDAILRLPEKIGA; this is encoded by the coding sequence ATGACCGTCTTCAAACGCCCGATTTCCGTACTCGTTGTCATCCACACCCCGGCGCTTGACGTGTTGCTGCTTGAACGCGCGGCCCACCCGGGATACTGGCAATCAGTCACCGGAAGCCAGGAAGAGGGCGAAACGCTGATCGCCACCGCCTGCCGTGAAGTGGCGGAAGAGACCGGCATCCTCGCCTCCCCCGCCGAAATTTTGGACTGGGAGATCTGCAACACCTTCGAGATATTCGCCGAGTGGCGCCACCGGTATGCTCCGGGCGTCACGCACAATGTCGAGCACATCTTTTCGCTTCAGATTCCGGAACGGCGTGCGATACGCATCGCCCCCGACGAGCATCTCGCCTATTGCTGGCGCCCTTGGCGCGAAGCTGCCGCGAACTGTTTTTCGTGGACTAACCGCGACGCGATTTTGCGGCTTCCCGAGAAAATCGGCGCCTAG
- the slmA gene encoding nucleoid occlusion factor SlmA: MAKSGERRLQILQTLAEMLENPKGEKITTAALAARLDCSEAALYRHFASKAQMFEGLIEFIETSLFGVINQIAGEEQQGLQQVEHILALLLNFAQRNRGMTRVLTGDALVNENERLQARINLLHDKIEAALKQALRVAATQHQLAADADFGALANMLLCFVVGRWQQYAKSGFSREPAAHWQQQWPMLLLACLSQRDA, encoded by the coding sequence ATGGCCAAATCAGGCGAAAGACGATTGCAGATACTGCAAACGCTGGCAGAAATGCTGGAAAACCCGAAAGGGGAAAAAATCACAACGGCGGCTTTGGCGGCACGCCTGGATTGTTCGGAAGCGGCCTTGTATCGTCATTTCGCCAGCAAGGCGCAAATGTTCGAGGGCTTGATTGAATTCATCGAAACCAGCCTGTTCGGCGTCATCAATCAAATTGCGGGAGAAGAACAGCAAGGGCTGCAGCAAGTCGAACATATCCTCGCCCTGCTACTCAATTTCGCGCAACGCAACCGCGGCATGACACGCGTGCTGACCGGCGATGCGCTGGTCAACGAAAACGAGCGTCTCCAGGCGCGTATCAATCTCCTGCACGACAAAATCGAAGCGGCGCTGAAACAGGCGCTGCGGGTTGCCGCCACCCAACATCAACTCGCCGCCGACGCAGATTTCGGCGCCTTGGCCAATATGCTGCTGTGCTTCGTCGTCGGCCGTTGGCAACAGTACGCCAAGAGCGGTTTCTCGCGCGAACCGGCAGCGCATTGGCAACAACAGTGGCCGATGCTGCTGCTCGCCTGCCTGAGCCAGCGCGACGCCTGA